The window CACACCTGTTCTGGAGACACAGAAAATGGATGAACCAGGGCAGGAAGCGGAATTAGAACCAGAAAAACAGGAGCCAGAGAGAGCAGAGATTTTAAAGCCGGGACAGCCGGGGGCAACTTTATCGGATGAAGAACTGGACGAAGCCTATGCCGCCATGGAAGAAAACATTCAGGATACTATGGAGCAGGCAGGCGTCTCTTTTGAACTGTTTTCCCCGGAGCAGATGGATGTGATTTATGCCGCTGCTGAAAAAGGGCAGGATATAGCGCCGGTTTTAAATCCGGAGTTTTCCCCGGAACAGATGCAGTTGATTCTTGACGTACTGGAACGTCTGGAGACGGACAATCAGGCGGTGGTAAAGCGGGAGCTTTCGCACCTTACCACAGAAGTGATGTCCCTGGACACCATCAACACCATCCGGCAGTATTACCATATCCCCCTGGAGCCGGAGAAAAAGGAGCCGGCCCCGGCTGCAGAACGGCAGGAAAGGGCGGTCAATTTCCGTATCACCGATGATGCCCTTGGAACCGGGAGTCCGAAAGATAAGTTTCGTGCCAACATGGACGCTATCCGGCTGCTTCATCAGATCGAGCAAGAAGGGCGGACAAGCGCCACACCGGAAGAACAGGAAGTCCTATCCCGCTATGTGGGCTGGGGCGGCCTGCAGGAAGCCTTTGAAGAACGGAATGAAGCCTGGGCGGACGAATTTATTGAACTGTATACGGAGCTTGACCCGGAGGAATACAAGGCGGCACGGGAATCCACGTTAAGCGCTTTTTATACGCCGCCGGTTGTGATCAAAGCTATGTATGAAGCCCTGGGAAATATGGGTTTAGAGAAAGGAAATGTGTTGGAGCCGTCCTGCGGGATCGGGAACTTCCTGGGGCTTGTGCCGGAGGGCATGGATAACCTGAAGATGTACGGCGTGGAGCTGGACAGCATTTCCGGCAGGATCGCAAAGCTCCTTTACCCGGAAGCAGACATTACCATCAATGGATTTGAAAAGACCCAGTTCCCGGACGGCTTTTTTGACGTGGCGGTAGGGAATATCCCCTTTGGAGGCTATAAGCTCATAGACCGGCGTTATGACAGGCAGAAATTTTTTGTCCATGATTATTTTATCGCAAAGACCATTGATAAGGTGCGCCCCGGTGGGGTGATCGCTTTTGTCACATCCAACGGGAGCAGCGGCGGAACCATGGACAAGAAAGACGCAAGTTCCAGGGAATATATCGCCCAGCGGTGCGACCTGTTGGGAGCCATCCGTCTGCCGAACAATGCGTTCCAGGCCAATGCCGGGACAAGGATGAACACGGATATTTTGTTCCTGCAGAAACTGGACGCTCCCCGGATACTTGGGAAGGAAGTGCCGGAGTGGGTACAGGCGGATGAGATCCTGCGGGAAGAATATACCAATGACAAGGGAGAAACCTCCTATAACTTTATTACGGTCAACCGCTATTTCCAGAACCATCCGGAGATGGTGCTGGGGGAGCAGAAGATCGTTTCCGGCCCCTATGGGCCGCAGCTTGTCTGCCAGCCCATAGCAGGTGCAGACCTTGGAGAGCAGTTAAAGGAAGCGGTCAGTCATATCCACGGCACGATCACGGAAATGGAACTGGAGGATTCTGATTTAGGGGAGATTGACACGTCCATCCCGGCAGACCCGTCCATTAAAAATTTCAGTTTTGCCAACGTGGACGGTGTTGTGTATTACCGGGAAAATTCCCGGATGAACCGGATGGAGCTGCCTGCTATGACAACGGAGCGTGTGCTGGGAATGATTGAGCTGCGTGACTTGACGCAGGAGCTTCTCCAGTGCCAGCTAGAGGACGGAAGTGACGAAAAAGTCCATGCCCTTCAGGAAAAGCTAAATCAGACATACGATAAGTTTACTGGGAGATACGGGCTGATCAGCAGCAATGCCAACAAGCGGGCCTTTTCCCAGGACAGCAGCTACTGCCTGCTCTCTTCCCTGGAGATCCTGGACGAAGAAGGGAACCTGAAACGGAAAGCCGACATCTTTACCAAACGGACGATCCGGAAGCCGGAGGCGGTAACATCCGTGGATACGGCAAGCGAAGCCCTGGCGGTGTCTATCGGGGAACGGGCCAAAGTGGACGTGCCTTTTATGGCACAGCTTTCCGGGAAAACAGAGGAAGAAGTGGCGGAGGAACTGGCCGGGGTGATCTTTAAAAACCCGGTGACAGAAAGCTGGGAGACCTCGGATGAATACCTATCCGGAAATGTGCGGGAGAAGCTGGAGACAGCCAGAACATTTGCGAAAAATCATCCGGAATATGCCATCAATGTGCAGGCGCTGGAGCGGGTGCAGCCGAAAGATCTGGATGCGTCAGAAATCGAGGTACGCCTTGGCGCTACCTGGATCGAGCCGGCGTATATCACCCAGTTTATGGGGGAACTGTTTGGCACACCGGATTATCTGCTTGGACGGCAGATCGAGGTGAAGTATGCCCCGGTCAACGGCCAGTGGAATGTGAGCGGGAAAAATGCGGACTACCGCAATCTCCGTGTGACGGCCACTTATGGCACCCAGCGGGCCAATGCTTACCGTTTGTTGGAAGATGCCTTAAACCTGCGGGACACAAAGATTTATGATACGGTGCAGGAGGACGGCACGGAAAAGCGAGTCCTCAATAAGAAAGAAACTATGCTGGCGCAGCAGAAACAGGAGATGATCCGGGAGGAATTTAAGGAATGGATCTTCCGGGATATGGACAGGCGGGAGACGCTGTGCAGGAAATACAATGAGCTTTTCAACAGTATCCGGCCCCGTGAGTATGACGGCAGCCATATCCAGTTTGCCGGGATGACACCGGAGATTACGCTGATGCCCCACCAGAAGAACGCTGTTGCCCATATCCTTTACGGGCATAACACGCTGCTTGCCCATTGCGTGGGCGCAGGCAAGACTTTTCAGATGATCGCTGCCGGCATGGAGAGTAAGCGGCTGGGACTGTCGCAGAAGAACCTGTATGTGGTGCCGAACCACCTGACCGAGCAATGGGGAAGCGACTTCCTGCGGCTTTATCCAAACGCCAACGTGCTGGTGGCGACAAAGAAAGATTTTGAGCCGGCCAACCGGAAGAAGTTCTGTTCCCGGATCGCCACCGGGGATTATGATGCTATCATTATCGGGCACAGCCAGTTTGAGCGGATTCCCCTGTCCAGGGAGCGACAGGCAATGTCCATTGAAAAGCAGATCGACGAGATCACCATGGCTATAGAGGAAGCTGCGGAACAGGAAGGGAGCCGTTATACGGTAAAGCAGATGGAAAAGACCAGGAAGAACCTGGAGACAAAACTGGAGCGCCTCAACGACCAGAGCCGGAAAGATGATGTGGTGACGTTTGAGCAGCTAGGGGTAGACCGGCTGTTTGTGGATGAGAGCCATTTTTATAAGAACCTTTTTCTTTATACAAAAATGAGGAATATTGCGGGGATCGCACAGACGGACGCACAGAAAAGCTCAGATATGTTCGCTAAGTGCCAGTATTTAGATGAGATCACCGGCGGGCGTGGGGTGACGTTTGCCACAGGGACGCCTGTTTCCAACAGTATGGTGGTGCGCCCGTAAGGGGCTGTAATAATCTTACCTTGAGCAAGTAATAGGGCAAGGTATCAAAGCGGAATAATCCGCACCCTATCGTCACCCGACTTATCCAAAAGGGGAAACCCGATGGGGAGTGTAGCATGTCGGAGGGCACGAAACACGGAAACTTCCAAAGTGTTTGCGTGGTAGTGGCGAAAAGTTATGAATAAGGATGAAAGCTAAACTGCCTGAATGACAGTCGGAGATTGGGCAAAATGTTGCTCCATGCGTAAGGAAGTTATACTCGCATGTACTCTGGTGGATATGAGTCGGCCATGCGTATCCACAAGATACCCAGAGTAAATCAGCCATAGGATAATGGAAAACGACGAACGTCACATCCGAAATCATAACAGGCTTATGTTATTACAGTTCTAAACGGGGATTGCCTAAGGTAAAATGCCGAAAATCGGCTATGAGTGCTATGAGAAAAGTGACTCTGAATATTTACTATGGCAACAGAGTCTCCGTAGTAGTCCGAGGACGGGAAAGCCGTCCACATGGCGAAGGGAGACAGTCTTTCTTCAATACAAATAATAAGGAAAGGTGCGTGAGGCATTATGAGAAGTCCCGAAAATGTATTGAAAAGTTTAAGTGAAAAAGCAAAAAACAAAGAGTACAGGTACGAGAGATTATACCGTAACCTGTACAACCCAGAGTTCTATCTGCTTGCATACCAGAATATTGCGACCTCTCAGGGGAGCATGACGGCAGGTGCAGACGGATTCACTCTTGACGGTATGAGCATGGAGCGCATTGAAAAGCTCATTCAGAAGCTGAGAGACCACTCATACCAGCCGAACCCTGCAAGGCGTGTTTATATTGCGAAGAAAAACAGCAGTAAAAAGCGCCCATTGGGGATTCCGTCAACGGACGATAAACTGTTACAGGAAGTTGTCCGTATGATACTTGAAGCAATCTATGAGCCGACATTCTCTGATAATTCACATGGTTTCAGACCGAAAAGAAGTTGCCACACAGCGTTAAAAGAAATCGTAACGCTGTTCACTGGTGCAAAGTGGATAATCGAAGGAGACATTAAGGCTTGTTTTGACAGCTTCGACCACCATATCACAATACAGCTTTTGAGAAAGCGCATAAAAGATGAAGCGTTCATATCGCTGATGTGGAAGTTTCTAAGGGCAGGATATATGGAACAGTGGACATACCATGAAACGTACTCCGGCAGTCCACAAGGCTCCGGTGTCAGTCCGATACTTGCCAACATCTATCTGAATGAA of the Luxibacter massiliensis genome contains:
- a CDS encoding DEAD/DEAH box helicase family protein yields the protein MAKINDIRFLARETAKEVSGSPRDWMGYLDTASRLYRYPFSDTLLIHAQRPDATACAELEVWNEKMRRWVNRGAKGIALIDDTGPRRALRYVFDVSDTHPVRGGKTPYLWRMKEEQQEMILNHLADTYGLDGDGASDLAAALRQIAEEMAADSLEEAMDGIGYAIPGTFLEGLDDDTIRVEFRTLLANSAFYSLARRCGLEPMEYLEEADFSSITDYNDLSVLAFLGNATSQLVEPILRDIGRTIRQAELEEWRKQAEESHGKPEKTVAKKKEVLYNKFNTLIRESENDEGGKTNGTDLSPQGRLPVSEPDASGGTADHREIRDAAEDIPERIQEEPVPEPADEREAGQPPAGDRAGSAESDGEHDGKAAYEVSGSRQRDRSDGVDSTHEQPDTDGGGNRADGIGIQLSKETTEQDLSEAEEEAASAFSLPELPTVEQQIRTIEERQAALYAGETAIPADVIDEVLRKGGNRDRSHLRIIYNFMMEQTPEEYTDFVRREYGTGGIGLVIGGKEYSVWYNELGMQIAVGHTVHDRILDKTFLSWEDVSGRIQQLLKQGEYAPQSVLDAARDNALKEHAQTLLYMERDLAEGVAELVFADTEPFRGGFPEATEKVSALLDQPEYLADLNERLAGLAEAFEMDKELMRFPWYRPDKVAAQFQKFAKEAIPYQAREEFQWQEHEVFITQDEIDVFLTRGGPYSDGRLSTYAFFIQEKTAKEKADFLKEQYGIGGCSHALSGADDSHADYDGKGIKLCRGDYLKPAATELLKWPQAAKRVQQLIDQGMYLKAGDYSRMPAYEREVLARRVIGFYSRMPEEIERPFKADLLNEDARKRLPGILEEPETAERLVSQMDAALAALPLDFPEYEERAETLSVIHDYIEGTYTIFPEKKKAIEIEGTGQQLSLFDFMGDGIEEPEAPESAAEKEENAETLPETAAENEEETHTPVLETQKMDEPGQEAELEPEKQEPERAEILKPGQPGATLSDEELDEAYAAMEENIQDTMEQAGVSFELFSPEQMDVIYAAAEKGQDIAPVLNPEFSPEQMQLILDVLERLETDNQAVVKRELSHLTTEVMSLDTINTIRQYYHIPLEPEKKEPAPAAERQERAVNFRITDDALGTGSPKDKFRANMDAIRLLHQIEQEGRTSATPEEQEVLSRYVGWGGLQEAFEERNEAWADEFIELYTELDPEEYKAARESTLSAFYTPPVVIKAMYEALGNMGLEKGNVLEPSCGIGNFLGLVPEGMDNLKMYGVELDSISGRIAKLLYPEADITINGFEKTQFPDGFFDVAVGNIPFGGYKLIDRRYDRQKFFVHDYFIAKTIDKVRPGGVIAFVTSNGSSGGTMDKKDASSREYIAQRCDLLGAIRLPNNAFQANAGTRMNTDILFLQKLDAPRILGKEVPEWVQADEILREEYTNDKGETSYNFITVNRYFQNHPEMVLGEQKIVSGPYGPQLVCQPIAGADLGEQLKEAVSHIHGTITEMELEDSDLGEIDTSIPADPSIKNFSFANVDGVVYYRENSRMNRMELPAMTTERVLGMIELRDLTQELLQCQLEDGSDEKVHALQEKLNQTYDKFTGRYGLISSNANKRAFSQDSSYCLLSSLEILDEEGNLKRKADIFTKRTIRKPEAVTSVDTASEALAVSIGERAKVDVPFMAQLSGKTEEEVAEELAGVIFKNPVTESWETSDEYLSGNVREKLETARTFAKNHPEYAINVQALERVQPKDLDASEIEVRLGATWIEPAYITQFMGELFGTPDYLLGRQIEVKYAPVNGQWNVSGKNADYRNLRVTATYGTQRANAYRLLEDALNLRDTKIYDTVQEDGTEKRVLNKKETMLAQQKQEMIREEFKEWIFRDMDRRETLCRKYNELFNSIRPREYDGSHIQFAGMTPEITLMPHQKNAVAHILYGHNTLLAHCVGAGKTFQMIAAGMESKRLGLSQKNLYVVPNHLTEQWGSDFLRLYPNANVLVATKKDFEPANRKKFCSRIATGDYDAIIIGHSQFERIPLSRERQAMSIEKQIDEITMAIEEAAEQEGSRYTVKQMEKTRKNLETKLERLNDQSRKDDVVTFEQLGVDRLFVDESHFYKNLFLYTKMRNIAGIAQTDAQKSSDMFAKCQYLDEITGGRGVTFATGTPVSNSMVVRP